A window from Candidatus Methylomirabilota bacterium encodes these proteins:
- a CDS encoding carbohydrate ABC transporter permease, with translation MAIAVERRPQVVARRRNRRRAQRGVAHLLTYLGLLVALVFFLGPFFWIVTTSLKGNEDFFTFPPVWIPPDPSLAHYAALFTRSSGARYFTNSLVISSLSMFAALVVSLPTAYAIARWRFGGGLLSTVLLVLRMLPAIALIIPIYIMYKMLGLTNSYLGLVLVYTVLYVPFAVWLLVGFLREFPMEIEEAAMIDGCSRLRALIQVVVPIIAPGMAVVALFAFIATWNEFLFAVVLTGIETKTMMVLVTSFTSGGTDMFYGEASASVVLGVLPAFAVAFMLQRYLVKGLALGGTKG, from the coding sequence ATGGCCATCGCCGTCGAGCGGCGGCCTCAGGTAGTCGCGCGGCGGAGGAACCGCCGCCGGGCGCAGCGCGGGGTCGCCCACCTCCTGACCTATCTCGGGCTGCTCGTCGCCCTCGTCTTCTTCCTGGGCCCGTTCTTCTGGATCGTCACCACCTCGCTCAAGGGCAACGAGGACTTCTTCACCTTCCCGCCCGTGTGGATTCCCCCCGATCCGTCGCTCGCGCACTATGCCGCGCTCTTCACCCGGTCGAGCGGGGCCCGCTACTTCACGAACAGCCTCGTGATCTCCTCCCTCAGCATGTTCGCGGCCCTCGTGGTCAGCTTGCCCACCGCGTATGCCATCGCGCGCTGGCGGTTCGGGGGCGGGCTCCTCTCCACCGTCCTCCTCGTGCTCCGGATGCTTCCCGCCATCGCGCTGATCATCCCCATCTACATCATGTACAAGATGCTCGGGCTGACGAACAGCTATCTGGGCCTCGTCCTCGTGTACACCGTCCTCTACGTGCCCTTCGCGGTATGGCTCCTCGTGGGCTTCCTCCGCGAGTTCCCCATGGAGATCGAGGAGGCGGCCATGATCGACGGCTGCTCGCGCCTGCGCGCCCTCATCCAGGTGGTTGTGCCCATCATCGCGCCCGGGATGGCGGTGGTTGCCCTCTTCGCCTTCATCGCCACCTGGAACGAGTTCCTCTTCGCCGTGGTGCTCACGGGGATCGAGACGAAGACCATGATGGTGCTGGTCACCTCGTTCACGTCGGGGGGCACCGACATGTTCTATGGCGAGGCATCGGCCTCGGTGGTGCTGGGCGTCCTGCCCGCCTTTGCCGTCGCCTTCATGCTCCAGCGGTATCTGGTCAAGGGTCTCGCCCTCGGCGGCACCAAGGGCTAG